One genomic window of Gossypium hirsutum isolate 1008001.06 chromosome D11, Gossypium_hirsutum_v2.1, whole genome shotgun sequence includes the following:
- the LOC107913250 gene encoding CLK4-associating serine/arginine rich protein isoform X2: MWHEARRSERKVHDMMDAARKRAQRRAIFLAKRRGDPQQSIQVVGSRCRIHRDDALYHATQDQQGLIPWNGKQDILIDRFDGRALLDFIREPGTRHFRNQEKSEEEEEVEEFVNFERYRDLIKHRRRGFTDEDGLQHVNLEMEAKVIAPFQSDRSQLAQPTNKGSYSQVGFSYDGNGKEEAQFSDADEEDEEEEDDDDFNSDDSNDEGMDVIAKEFGVKRYGWLVYMDKKAKEEEKRQKEVIKGDPAIRKLSRKERRKASQIEREKEREAARITGSRVLHNDPYRESRRSPTYDAYPRSRRSRSRSYSPSYSRRHARGGYSDDSYRSKPRTPKIEYITEFGGSGDRDGPKLEGFSPPSSPPSQADMSNRLSSGPILEALHVDPASGVSLDKEKSNKVSKPAVSGLPTLAKLTKASASGGPSKQGQIEKKETPQERLKRIMNRQLNKQIKKDTAAEMAKKQEQERQRLEKLAETSRLSRQRHRSRSRSYSRSPPRVRSRSRY, from the exons ATGTGGCACGAAGCTCGGAGATCGGAAAGGAAGGTCCACGACATGATGGACGCGGCTCGAAAGAGAGCACAAAGACGGGCCATCTTCCTTGCCAAAAGACGCGGCGATCCTCAACAATCCATTCAAGTCGTCGGCTCTCGCTGCCGTATCCACCGTGACGACGCTCTTTATCATGCCACACAAGATCAGCAAGGCTT GATTCCTTGGAATGGAAAACAAGATATTTTAATCGAtag ATTCGATGGCCGAGCCCTTCTTGATTTTATTCGGGAGCCGGGGACACGACATTTTAGGAATCAAGAGAAAtctgaagaggaagaagaagtaGAAGAGTTTGTTAATTTCGAGCGTTATCGGGATTTAATTAAGCATCGCCGTAGAGGAT TTACCGACGAGGATGGTTTACAACATGTGAATTTAGAAATGGAGGCAAAAGTAATCGCACCGTTCCAATCAGACAG ATCACAGCTGGCTCAACCAACTAATAAAGGTTCATATTCTCAAGTTGGATTCTCTTAtgatggaaatgggaaagaggaAGCTCAGTTTTCAGATGCTGATGAAGAAGATgaggaggaagaagatgatgatgatttcaACAGTGATGATAGTAATGATGAAGGAATGGATGTAATAGCAAAAGAATTTGGAGTGAAAAGGTATGGCTGGCTTGTTTACATGGATAAAAAAGCAAAAGAGGAGGAAAAAAGACAGAAGGAAGTAATCAAAGGCGATCCTGCAATT AGGAAACTGAGTCGCAAAGAAAGGAGGAAAGCTTCTCAAATAGAAAGGGAGAAAGAAAGAGAAGCTGCTCGGATAACTGGATCACGAGTACTTCATAATGATCCCTACCG GGAATCCAGGCGGAGTCCAACCTATGATGCTTATCCACGTTCTAGGAG GTCAAGATCACGTTCATACTCTCCATCATACTCAAGGCGCCATGCGCGTGGTGGTTATTCTGATGATTCTTATAGAAGTAAACCAAGGACTCCCAAAATAGAGTATATAACGGAGTTTGGAGGCTCTGGAGACAGGGATGGACCAAAGCTTGAAGGATTTTCTCCGCCATCATCTCCTCCATCTCAGGCTGACATGTCAAATCG GCTATCATCTGGTCCCATACTTGAGGCACTACATGTTGACCCTGCATCTGGTGTGTCTCTTGATAAAGAAAAGAGCAATAAAGTGTCAAAACCAGCAGTAAG TGGATTACCAACATTAGCCAAGTTGACAAAAGCAAGTGCCTCCGGAGGACCCTCAAAACAGGGGCAgattgagaagaaagaaactcCTCAAGAGCGGCTAAAAAGGATTATGAACAGACAGTTAAACAAGCAAA TTAAGAAAGACACTGCTGCGGAAATGGCTAAGAAGCAAGAGCAGGAGCGCCAAAGACTGGAAAAACTTGCAGAAACAAGCCGTTTAAGTCGTCAAAGGCATCGCAGCCGCAGTAGGAGTTACAGTCGCTCTCCTCCAAG GGTAAGAAGCCGTTCAAGGTACTGA
- the LOC107913250 gene encoding CLK4-associating serine/arginine rich protein isoform X1, with translation MWHEARRSERKVHDMMDAARKRAQRRAIFLAKRRGDPQQSIQVVGSRCRIHRDDALYHATQDQQGLIPWNGKQDILIDRFDGRALLDFIREPGTRHFRNQEKSEEEEEVEEFVNFERYRDLIKHRRRGFTDEDGLQHVNLEMEAKVIAPFQSDRSQLAQPTNKGSYSQVGFSYDGNGKEEAQFSDADEEDEEEEDDDDFNSDDSNDEGMDVIAKEFGVKRYGWLVYMDKKAKEEEKRQKEVIKGDPAIRKLSRKERRKASQIEREKEREAARITGSRVLHNDPYRESRRSPTYDAYPRSRRSRSRSYSPSYSRRHARGGYSDDSYRSKPRTPKIEYITEFGGSGDRDGPKLEGFSPPSSPPSQADMSNRLSSGPILEALHVDPASGVSLDKEKSNKVSKPAVSGLPTLAKLTKASASGGPSKQGQIEKKETPQERLKRIMNRQLNKQIKKDTAAEMAKKQEQERQRLEKLAETSRLSRQRHRSRSRSYSRSPPRRYRRSRSPSRSRSSRRYYSRSRSRSRSHSYSRSRSRSNSRSPRVRSRSRY, from the exons ATGTGGCACGAAGCTCGGAGATCGGAAAGGAAGGTCCACGACATGATGGACGCGGCTCGAAAGAGAGCACAAAGACGGGCCATCTTCCTTGCCAAAAGACGCGGCGATCCTCAACAATCCATTCAAGTCGTCGGCTCTCGCTGCCGTATCCACCGTGACGACGCTCTTTATCATGCCACACAAGATCAGCAAGGCTT GATTCCTTGGAATGGAAAACAAGATATTTTAATCGAtag ATTCGATGGCCGAGCCCTTCTTGATTTTATTCGGGAGCCGGGGACACGACATTTTAGGAATCAAGAGAAAtctgaagaggaagaagaagtaGAAGAGTTTGTTAATTTCGAGCGTTATCGGGATTTAATTAAGCATCGCCGTAGAGGAT TTACCGACGAGGATGGTTTACAACATGTGAATTTAGAAATGGAGGCAAAAGTAATCGCACCGTTCCAATCAGACAG ATCACAGCTGGCTCAACCAACTAATAAAGGTTCATATTCTCAAGTTGGATTCTCTTAtgatggaaatgggaaagaggaAGCTCAGTTTTCAGATGCTGATGAAGAAGATgaggaggaagaagatgatgatgatttcaACAGTGATGATAGTAATGATGAAGGAATGGATGTAATAGCAAAAGAATTTGGAGTGAAAAGGTATGGCTGGCTTGTTTACATGGATAAAAAAGCAAAAGAGGAGGAAAAAAGACAGAAGGAAGTAATCAAAGGCGATCCTGCAATT AGGAAACTGAGTCGCAAAGAAAGGAGGAAAGCTTCTCAAATAGAAAGGGAGAAAGAAAGAGAAGCTGCTCGGATAACTGGATCACGAGTACTTCATAATGATCCCTACCG GGAATCCAGGCGGAGTCCAACCTATGATGCTTATCCACGTTCTAGGAG GTCAAGATCACGTTCATACTCTCCATCATACTCAAGGCGCCATGCGCGTGGTGGTTATTCTGATGATTCTTATAGAAGTAAACCAAGGACTCCCAAAATAGAGTATATAACGGAGTTTGGAGGCTCTGGAGACAGGGATGGACCAAAGCTTGAAGGATTTTCTCCGCCATCATCTCCTCCATCTCAGGCTGACATGTCAAATCG GCTATCATCTGGTCCCATACTTGAGGCACTACATGTTGACCCTGCATCTGGTGTGTCTCTTGATAAAGAAAAGAGCAATAAAGTGTCAAAACCAGCAGTAAG TGGATTACCAACATTAGCCAAGTTGACAAAAGCAAGTGCCTCCGGAGGACCCTCAAAACAGGGGCAgattgagaagaaagaaactcCTCAAGAGCGGCTAAAAAGGATTATGAACAGACAGTTAAACAAGCAAA TTAAGAAAGACACTGCTGCGGAAATGGCTAAGAAGCAAGAGCAGGAGCGCCAAAGACTGGAAAAACTTGCAGAAACAAGCCGTTTAAGTCGTCAAAGGCATCGCAGCCGCAGTAGGAGTTACAGTCGCTCTCCTCCAAG AAGATATCGGCGGAGTAGAAGTCCAAGTAGGAGTAGGAGTTCTAGAAGATATTATTCTCGGTCACGATCACGATCTAGGTCCCACTCTTACTCTCGTTCACGTTCACGCTCAAATTCCCGTTCACCCAG GGTAAGAAGCCGTTCAAGGTACTGA
- the LOC107913249 gene encoding uncharacterized protein: protein MVDVDRRMSGLNPAHVAGLRRLSARASAPSTPTSLPLRNGLQSLSSLADKVITHLRDSGFQVQPGLLDAEFARAEAEFGFVFPPDLRAILSAGLPVGPGFPDWRSVGARLHLRASFDLPIAAISFQIARNTLWSKSWGPRPSDPEKALRVARNALKRAPLLIPIFNHCYIPCNPSLAGNPIFFIDETRVFCCGFDLSDFFERESLFRGSEPDPGSLKKQRSVSEKSAGSSTHFSRRSLDAGLVTGTRTPRWVEFWSDAAVDRRRRFSSSSSSNSSPDRYLDMPRTKIPKWVDDYIDQIGCVLREGGWAECDVAEIRHVSASGFFEEEMVLLDNQAVLDALLLKVDRFSDSLRKAGWSSEEVSDALGFDYRLEKEKKPAKKLSPQLVEKIGKLAESVTRS, encoded by the coding sequence ATGGTTGACGTCGACCGGCGGATGTCCGGTCTGAATCCGGCTCATGTAGCTGGTTTACGCCGTCTCTCTGCTCGTGCTTCCGCTCCTTCAACTCCGACTTCTCTTCCTCTTCGCAACGGTCTTCAGTCTCTCTCTTCTCTAGCTGATAAAGTTATAACCCATTTACGAGATTCGGGTTTCCAAGTCCAGCCAGGTTTATTGGACGCTGAGTTCGCCCGAGCCGAAGCCGAGTTCGGTTTCGTTTTCCCACCTGACCTCCGAGCCATATTATCAGCCGGGTTACCTGTGGGTCCTGGTTTTCCCGATTGGCGATCTGTTGGAGCCCGACTCCATCTTCGGGCTTCGTTTGATCTTCCCATCGCTGCAATTTCCTTTCAAATAGCGCGCAACACTTTATGGTCCAAATCTTGGGGGCCCAGACCCTCTGACCCCGAGAAAGCTTTACGGGTCGCAAGGAATGCCCTTAAACGAGCTCCCCTTTTGATCCCCATTTTTAATCACTGCTATATTCCCTGCAATCCGTCTTTAGCCGGTAATCCAATTTTCTTCATTGACGAAACCCGGGTTTTCTGTTGCGGATTCGATCTATCTGATTTTTTTGAGAGGGAATCTTTGTTCCGAGGTTCCGAACCCGACCCGGGATCATTGAAGAAGCAGAGATCGGTTAGTGAAAAATCAGCTGGGTCGTCCACTCATTTTTCAAGGCGTAGTTTGGATGCGGGTTTGGTAACCGGGACGAGAACCCCTAGATGGGTCGAGTTCTGGAGCGACGCCGCGGTTGATCGGCGCCGGAGATTCTCGTCGTCGTCCTCGTCGAATTCGTCGCCTGACAGGTACTTGGATATGCCGAGAACCAAAATCCCGAAATGGGTCGACGATTACATTGATCAAATCGGGTGTGTTCTTAGAGAAGGCGGGTGGGCGGAATGTGATGTAGCGGAAATCAGACACGTGTCAGCATCTGGGTTCTTCGAAGAAGAGATGGTTTTATTGGATAATCAAGCTGTTCTTGATGCGCTTCTTTTAAAAGTGGATCGGTTCTCAGATTCGCTCCGAAAAGCCGGATGGAGCTCCGAAGAAGTTTCGGATGCACTGGGGTTTGATTACCGACTGGAGAAGGAAAAGAAACCTGCAAAGAAATTATCCCCTCAGCTAGTAGAAAAAATTGGGAAACTTGCTGAATCGGTTACCCGGTCATGA